The sequence AAAACGGCGGATGCGGGAACTCTTCAAGGCCGGTCAGCGTGAGTTTGTTATCCTGCCCCTGTTTCTCGGCCCGAGTTTGGCAATTACCGATTACTTGCCCCGCGTTGTGGAAGAACTCCGTGGCGAGCAGCCCGGCTTATCCGTCAAAATTGCCGAGCCGATCGCCGGCGCTGATGTGGACGAGCCCGACTACCGGCTTGCTCAAATGTTGGAGGATCACATACGACCGCTTCTGGATGCGCAGGGGGACGCAAAACTTGCGCTCGTCGACCACGGTACACCCATAAAACCGGTCAATCGGCTTAGGGATGCGGTGGCAGGGCAACTGGCCCGTCGATTGAACCAAAGCGTGCAGCCCTGCTCGATGGAGCGCCGCGACGGACCGGAATACGCTTTTAATGATCCTTTGCTGGAAAATCTTGCCACTATCGACGGCTATTCAGGCCAGCACTTGGTCCTAGCGATGTTTTTTCTCCTGCCCGGCCGTCATGCGGGCGAGGGGGGCGATGTTGCGGAAATCGCGGATAACCTGGTCGAGCAGGCGGGTTTTAAGTCTGTTCGGGTCAGTCCGTTGATTGGAGAGCATCCGCTCCTGCTGGAGATTTTAAAACAACGACTGAAACAAGTTGTGGACTGAGGGCTTAGTCGCCGATGGAAATCAAGCCTTTGTTGATCGCGTAACGCGTGAGACTGGCCACGTCGTGCAAGTCGAGTTTACGCATTAGATTGGTTCGGTGGTTTTCCGCTGTTTTGACGCTGATTTCCAGTTTCTGCGCAATTTCCCGCGTACTGTTACTCTCGGCGATGAGCTGCA comes from Coraliomargarita sinensis and encodes:
- a CDS encoding sirohydrochlorin chelatase, which codes for MQAPAIFLVDNGSLRPEATFALRRLAQALGRVVGREIEAVSLLHSHKIPAEELNGQPATIVKRRMRELFKAGQREFVILPLFLGPSLAITDYLPRVVEELRGEQPGLSVKIAEPIAGADVDEPDYRLAQMLEDHIRPLLDAQGDAKLALVDHGTPIKPVNRLRDAVAGQLARRLNQSVQPCSMERRDGPEYAFNDPLLENLATIDGYSGQHLVLAMFFLLPGRHAGEGGDVAEIADNLVEQAGFKSVRVSPLIGEHPLLLEILKQRLKQVVD